The proteins below come from a single Eucalyptus grandis isolate ANBG69807.140 chromosome 3, ASM1654582v1, whole genome shotgun sequence genomic window:
- the LOC104436809 gene encoding disease resistance protein RUN1-like yields MWGHSEDPNCGASSSSTSTPVGDYEGRTKKMKRNDYEVFLSFRGKDTRNGFTDYLYNSLVNAGIHVFRDDNELCVGEEIGPELLRSITQSKISIPIISEDYASSKWCLRELALMLNCKRNKGQMVLPIFYKVEPWQVKHLTGRFGDAINTHKKNLEEKIVKEWEEALKEVTSLKGLESEKIDNGREGTLVKIVVRKVMSNLKELFLLNVPKQLVGIDDHVEDIMHFIDAKFNDTSIIGIYGMGGIGKTTLAKVLYNKLLSHYESHSFVADIREKIKLKDLECIQKQLIYDISGGLRDVSNVDHGINILKSRCIRKKVLILLDDVDDNTHLNALVEDGSWFKAGSMVIITTRDKSILDKAGVSHKYQLNELLLDQSLVLFSRHAFRKDSPPSDYKVISCNIVSTTGGLPLALEVIGSFLCGKTKETWKATSKKLEKVPDKKVQEKLRISYDALDFEDQQIFLDIACFFIGSSKQNPTYMWEACGFFPGKGIEVLNLMSLIKITDDGKLMMHDQLRDLGREIVRQENLKKPQKRSRLWEYEDGVDVLLSNKGTSKIEALRLDLDNGRESYTAETFKELTKLRLLQLEGVNLTGHFQNLFPQLRLLEWMDHQPDFELTNFHLKKLVVLDLSWSKIWRIGEDGVN; encoded by the exons ATGTGGGGACATTCAGAAGATCCGAATTGCGGGGCTTCTTCCTCATCGACTTCTACACCTGTAGGTGATTATGAAGGCAGAaccaaaaagatgaaaagaaatgactacgaagtgttcttgagctttagagggaAGGATACTCGCAACGGTTTCACCGATTATCTCTATAATAGTCTTGTCAATGCAGGAATTCATGTGTTCAGAGACGACAATGAGCTTTGCGTTGGTGAGGAGATCGGACCGGAACTTCTCCGCAGTATTACACAATCTAAGATCTCCATCCCGATTATCTCAGAGGACTATGCAtccagcaaatggtgccttcgCGAGTTGGCTCTTATGTTGAATTGCAAGAGAAACAAAGGGCAAATGGTGTTacccatattttacaaagtggaaccttGGCAAGTGAAGCATCTCACAGGGAGATTTGGAGATGCTATCAATACACATAAAAagaatttggaagaaaagattGTGAAGGAATGGGAAGAAGCACTCAAAGAAGTCACTTCCTTGAAAGGATTGGAATCGGAGAAAATTGATAATGG GCGTGAAGGAACATTGGTTAAAATAGTTGTCAGAAAAGTTATGAGTAACTTAAAGGAATTGTTTTTGCTAAATGTTCCCAAACAGTTGGTGGGAATTGATGATCATGTGGAGGATATTATGCACTTCATAGATGCTAAATTTAACGATACAAGTATTATCGGAATCTATGGAATGGGCGGCATcggtaagacaactcttgcgAAGGTATTGTACAACAAGCTTTTGAGTCATTATGAGTCTCATAGCTTTGTGGCAGATATCCGAGAAAAAATTAAGCTCAAGGATCTTGAATGCATACAAAAGCAGCTCATTTATGACATAAGTGGAGGCTTACGTGATGTGTCTAATGTCGATCACGGAATCAATATCCTTAAATCTCGATGTATAAGGAAGAAAGTACTCATTCTTCTTGATGACGTGGATGATAATACTCACCTGAATGCTTTGGTCGAAGATGGTAGTTGGTTTAAAGCTGGAAGTATGGTCATCATCACCACTAGAGACAAGAGTATTCTTGACAAGGCTGGGGTAAGCCACAAGTATCAACTCAACGAGCTGCTTTTGGATCAGTCATTGGTTTTATTtagtagacatgcatttcgaaAGGATTCTCCTCCGAGTGATTATAAGGTTATCTCTTGTAATATCGTATCTACTACTGGGGggcttcctttagctcttgaagTTATTGGTTCATTCTTATGTGGAAAGACAAAAGAAACATGGAAAGCTAcatcaaaaaaattagagaaagtGCCTGATAAGAAAGTGCAAGAGAAGTTGAGAATAAGTTACGATGCATTAGATTTTGAGGACCAAcagatttttttggatattgcatgtttttttattggatcATCTAAACAAAATCCAACTTACATGTGGGAAGCCTGTGGTTTTTTCCCAGGAAAGGGGATTGAAGTATTGAATCTTATGTCCCTAATTAAAATTACCGATGATGGCAAGCtaatgatgcatgatcaactgagagatcttggaagggaaattgttcgtcAAGAAAATCTAAAGAAGCCTCAAAAGCGTAGCAGATTGTGGGAATATGAGGATGGCGTAGATGTGCTTCTCAGCAACAAG GGCACTAGTAAAATTGAGGCCCTTCGTCTTGACTTAGATAATGGGAGAGAAAGTTACACGGCTGAAACATTtaaagaattgaccaaattgagGTTACTTCAACTGGAAGGTGTGAATCTCACTGGACATTTTCAGAACTTGTTTCCTCAACTAAGATTGCTTGAGTGGATGGATCATCAACCGGATTTTGAATTGACCAACTTTCACCTGAAGAAATTAGTCGTGCTCGATTTGTCGTGGAGCAAGATTTGGAGAATTGGGGAGGATGGAGTCAACTAA